The Marinobacter subterrani genome has a segment encoding these proteins:
- a CDS encoding enoyl-CoA hydratase-related protein: MNYEDILYDETNGVATITINRPDRYNAFRGQTCMELLDAFNRAGWNKDIGVIVFTGAGDKAFCTGGDQGAHEGQYDGRGLIGLPVEELQRTIREVPKPVIARVNGFAIGGGHVLHVICDLSIASETAIFGQVGPKVGSVDPGFGTAYLARVVGEKRAREIWYLCRKYSAQQALEWGLVNAVVPPEQLDEEVQKWCEEILEKSPTALTIAKRSFNADSDNIAGIGALGMQALSLYYDTDESKEGVKAFKEKRKPDFRKFYK; the protein is encoded by the coding sequence ATGAACTACGAAGACATTCTCTACGACGAAACCAACGGTGTCGCCACCATTACCATCAATCGCCCGGACCGTTACAACGCCTTCCGCGGCCAGACCTGCATGGAACTGCTGGACGCCTTCAACCGCGCCGGCTGGAACAAGGACATCGGCGTGATCGTGTTCACCGGTGCCGGCGACAAGGCGTTCTGCACCGGTGGTGACCAGGGCGCCCACGAAGGCCAGTACGACGGCCGCGGCCTGATCGGCCTGCCGGTGGAAGAGCTCCAGCGCACCATCCGCGAAGTCCCCAAGCCGGTGATCGCCCGGGTCAACGGCTTCGCCATCGGCGGCGGCCACGTTCTGCACGTGATCTGCGATCTGAGCATTGCCTCGGAAACCGCCATCTTCGGCCAGGTCGGCCCGAAAGTCGGCTCGGTGGATCCCGGCTTCGGCACCGCCTACCTGGCGCGGGTCGTCGGTGAGAAGCGCGCCCGGGAAATCTGGTACCTGTGCCGCAAGTACAGCGCACAGCAGGCGCTGGAGTGGGGCCTGGTGAACGCCGTGGTGCCGCCGGAGCAGCTGGACGAGGAAGTGCAGAAGTGGTGCGAGGAAATCCTTGAGAAGAGCCCCACCGCTCTCACCATCGCCAAGCGCTCGTTCAATGCCGACAGCGACAACATTGCCGGCATCGGTGCACTCGGCATGCAGGCCCTCAGCCTGTACTACGACACCGACGAGTCAAAGGAGGGCGTGAAAGCCTTCAAGGAAAAACGCAAGCCGGACTTCCGGAAATTCTACAAGTAA
- a CDS encoding MarR family winged helix-turn-helix transcriptional regulator translates to MIVNESGGIPNRLFFRLFQTGNILQRQVQNEMGISAVQWAVLGALSREGFEEGTSFNQLKEYLFVSRQNLDGVLKRMERDGHVVRVPDPSDGRARLVKLTDSGQVFWNNLQGTIAEFYQQALQSMSFDDGVSLLHLLKKLQQDMTAISLTSASADLNR, encoded by the coding sequence ATGATCGTCAACGAATCCGGAGGCATACCCAACCGCCTGTTTTTCCGGCTGTTCCAGACCGGCAACATCCTGCAGCGGCAGGTTCAGAACGAAATGGGCATCAGCGCCGTGCAATGGGCCGTGCTGGGGGCGCTGTCGCGGGAAGGGTTCGAGGAAGGCACCTCCTTCAATCAGCTCAAGGAATACCTGTTCGTCAGTCGGCAGAATCTGGACGGCGTTCTGAAGCGCATGGAGCGGGACGGCCATGTGGTTCGCGTACCCGACCCCAGCGACGGCCGGGCCCGGCTGGTAAAACTGACCGACAGCGGCCAGGTGTTCTGGAACAACCTGCAGGGCACGATTGCGGAATTCTATCAGCAGGCCCTACAGAGTATGAGCTTTGATGACGGGGTCAGCCTGCTGCACCTGCTGAAAAAACTGCAGCAGGACATGACCGCCATTTCCCTGACCTCCGCTTCGGCGGATCTGAACCGGTAA
- a CDS encoding D-2-hydroxyacid dehydrogenase produces MTRIVFLDRETIGPSVNLNRPRGDHDWVCYDATAEDQVVERLQGAQVAITNKVPLRRATLEQLPDLRFITVAATGYDVIDTAACAELGITVSNVRGYAVNTVPEHTMALILALRRSLVGYRQDVMDGQWQASGQFCFFNHPIRDLRGSRIGIIGAGTLGRSVAKLAEAFGMIPLYAGRKGERVRDGSYTPFDEVLETADIITLHAPLTDTTRDLIALPEFRKMKRRPLVINTGRGGLVNEADLVTALDEGLIAGAGFDVLTQEPPADDNPLLTILDRPNVILTPHVAWASEEAMQSLWQQVVDSIEAFLGDEPVRTVVHAKRRDLV; encoded by the coding sequence ATGACACGCATTGTATTTCTGGATCGCGAAACCATCGGACCCAGCGTCAACCTGAACCGCCCCCGGGGCGACCACGACTGGGTATGCTACGACGCCACCGCCGAAGACCAGGTGGTCGAGCGGCTCCAGGGCGCCCAGGTCGCCATTACCAACAAGGTGCCGCTACGGCGTGCCACCCTGGAACAGTTGCCGGATCTGAGGTTCATCACCGTGGCGGCCACCGGTTACGACGTCATCGATACCGCGGCCTGTGCCGAGCTGGGCATCACTGTCTCCAATGTCCGGGGCTATGCGGTGAACACCGTGCCCGAACACACCATGGCCCTGATCCTGGCGCTTCGTCGCTCCCTGGTTGGCTACCGTCAGGATGTGATGGATGGCCAGTGGCAGGCGTCTGGCCAGTTCTGTTTCTTCAACCACCCGATCCGCGACCTGCGCGGCTCGAGGATCGGCATAATCGGCGCCGGTACCCTGGGCCGGAGCGTGGCCAAGCTGGCGGAAGCGTTCGGCATGATACCCCTGTACGCCGGCCGCAAGGGCGAGCGGGTCCGCGATGGGTCTTATACCCCGTTCGATGAGGTGCTGGAAACGGCCGATATCATCACCCTGCATGCCCCGCTGACCGACACCACCCGGGACCTGATTGCCCTGCCGGAATTCCGAAAAATGAAGCGCAGGCCCCTGGTCATCAATACCGGCCGGGGTGGTCTGGTCAACGAGGCGGACCTGGTGACGGCCCTGGACGAAGGACTGATTGCCGGTGCCGGCTTCGATGTCCTGACCCAAGAGCCGCCTGCGGATGACAACCCCCTGCTGACCATCCTGGATCGCCCCAATGTCATTCTGACACCGCACGTTGCCTGGGCCAGTGAGGAGGCCATGCAGTCCCTCTGGCAACAGGTCGTGGACAGCATTGAGGCCTTTCTGGGGGATGAACCGGTGCGCACGGTGGTTCATGCCAAGCGTCGTGACCTCGTCTGA
- a CDS encoding glycerate kinase codes for MKILIAPDSFKESLTARQAARAIAEGFRAVVPLADLVELPAGDGGEGTAEALVSARAGEWFCETATGPLGDPVQARWAMLADGRTAIIECAAASGLCLIPPQARDASLTTTRGTGELITKALDRGARQFVIALGGSATNDAGAGMLQALGARFLDADDRELPPGGAALANLRRIDLDALDPRLAEVRFRVACDVDNPLIGEHGASATFGPQKGADPAMVSYLDGCLERFAEVAFNTTGRRIVDLPGAGAAGGLGAAFLGFFNAELRPGIDIVLETLEFDRHLEGADLVITGEGCLDGQTMRGKTPVGVSRRAKAAGVPVLALAGAVNEGAEALFDQGIVAVHSIVRRATTLPEALAHAEENLRFAARNLAATWYTGMENNR; via the coding sequence ATGAAAATTCTGATTGCCCCGGATTCATTCAAGGAAAGCCTCACGGCCCGGCAAGCGGCCAGGGCCATCGCCGAAGGCTTTCGGGCGGTTGTGCCGTTGGCCGACCTGGTGGAACTGCCGGCAGGTGATGGCGGAGAGGGGACCGCCGAGGCCCTGGTCTCCGCCCGTGCTGGCGAATGGTTCTGTGAAACCGCCACCGGGCCACTTGGAGACCCGGTCCAGGCCAGGTGGGCCATGCTGGCGGATGGCCGCACGGCCATCATCGAGTGCGCGGCAGCCTCGGGGCTGTGTTTGATACCCCCGCAGGCACGGGATGCCTCCCTGACCACCACGCGGGGCACCGGCGAACTCATCACCAAGGCGCTTGATCGGGGCGCCCGGCAGTTTGTCATTGCCCTCGGTGGCAGTGCCACCAACGATGCCGGGGCCGGCATGCTCCAGGCCCTGGGCGCCCGATTCCTTGACGCCGATGACCGGGAGCTGCCACCTGGCGGCGCCGCCCTTGCCAATCTCCGGCGCATCGATCTTGACGCGCTTGACCCCAGACTGGCCGAGGTCCGGTTCCGGGTTGCCTGCGACGTGGATAACCCGCTGATTGGCGAACACGGGGCGTCCGCCACCTTCGGGCCCCAGAAAGGCGCCGACCCGGCGATGGTGAGTTATCTGGACGGCTGTCTGGAACGGTTTGCCGAGGTGGCGTTTAACACCACTGGCAGAAGGATTGTCGATCTCCCTGGCGCCGGCGCCGCCGGTGGACTGGGGGCGGCTTTCCTGGGCTTCTTCAATGCCGAATTGCGCCCGGGTATCGACATTGTGCTCGAGACGCTGGAATTCGACCGACACCTCGAAGGCGCTGATCTGGTGATTACCGGGGAAGGATGCCTGGATGGCCAGACGATGCGGGGCAAGACCCCGGTGGGTGTCAGCCGCAGAGCGAAGGCGGCTGGCGTTCCGGTACTGGCCCTCGCCGGCGCCGTCAACGAAGGCGCTGAGGCTCTGTTTGACCAGGGCATCGTGGCGGTCCACAGCATCGTCCGCCGCGCCACCACGTTGCCAGAGGCCCTGGCGCACGCCGAAGAGAATCTACGATTCGCCGCCCGCAACCTGGCGGCGACCTGGTACACCGGAATGGAAAATAACCGATGA
- the nhaB gene encoding sodium/proton antiporter NhaB, protein MPTTVISGFTHNFLGKAPVWYKQVILLFLAVNPIVMYTLGSGTAGWLLIAEFIFTLAMALKCYPLLPGGLLAVEALLIGLTSPEAVYLEVLTNFPVILLLMFMVAGIYFMKELLLVTFTQILVGVRSKSALSLLFCSAAALLSAFLDALTVTAVIISVAVGFFSVYHKVASGKGYQHADHNTSSDEEVIELHREDLENFRAFLRSLLMHGAVGTALGGVTTMVGEPQNLLIAKVVGWDFAGFFMSMAPVSLPVLVAGLFTCWALEKLRWFGYGGRLPKPVRRVLEEFADNERAKRTKADQAALWVQAAAALILVAGLAFHLAEVGLIGLLVIILITSFTGITDEHQIGKAFQESLPFTSLLVVFFAVVAVIHDQHLFKPIIDYVLSLPASQQPGMFFIANGFLSMISDNVFVATVYISEVKQALDAGAISVEHFRDLAVAINTGTNLPSVATPNGQAAFLFLLTSAVAPLVRLSYGRMVVMAFPYTVVMSGVGLYMVINHI, encoded by the coding sequence ATGCCAACTACCGTTATCTCCGGCTTTACCCATAACTTCCTCGGCAAGGCACCCGTCTGGTACAAACAGGTCATCCTGTTATTTCTCGCCGTCAATCCGATTGTCATGTACACCCTCGGGTCCGGAACTGCGGGCTGGCTGCTGATCGCGGAATTCATTTTCACCCTGGCCATGGCGCTTAAATGCTACCCGCTGTTGCCCGGTGGCCTGCTGGCGGTAGAGGCCCTGCTCATCGGCTTGACCTCGCCGGAGGCTGTCTACCTGGAAGTGCTCACCAACTTCCCGGTTATCCTGTTGCTGATGTTCATGGTGGCTGGTATCTACTTCATGAAGGAGTTGCTGCTGGTTACCTTTACCCAGATTCTGGTCGGCGTTCGATCCAAGTCAGCGTTGTCGCTGCTGTTCTGCAGCGCGGCCGCGCTTTTGTCGGCTTTTCTCGATGCGTTGACCGTTACTGCGGTGATCATTTCCGTGGCCGTCGGCTTCTTTTCGGTGTATCACAAGGTGGCGTCCGGCAAGGGCTACCAGCATGCCGACCACAACACCAGCAGCGACGAAGAGGTGATCGAGCTGCACCGGGAAGACCTTGAGAATTTCCGGGCCTTCCTGCGCAGCCTGCTGATGCATGGCGCCGTGGGAACCGCGCTGGGTGGTGTCACCACGATGGTCGGCGAGCCCCAGAATTTGCTGATTGCCAAGGTGGTGGGCTGGGATTTCGCCGGTTTCTTCATGAGCATGGCGCCGGTCAGCCTGCCAGTGCTGGTGGCCGGGCTGTTTACCTGCTGGGCTCTGGAAAAGCTGCGCTGGTTTGGCTATGGCGGGCGGCTGCCAAAACCCGTTCGCCGGGTGCTCGAGGAGTTTGCCGACAACGAACGCGCCAAGCGGACCAAGGCAGACCAGGCAGCCCTGTGGGTTCAGGCCGCCGCTGCACTGATTCTGGTGGCGGGGCTGGCGTTTCATCTGGCCGAGGTCGGCCTGATCGGCCTGCTGGTGATCATCCTGATTACCTCGTTTACCGGCATCACCGACGAGCACCAGATTGGCAAGGCCTTTCAGGAATCCCTGCCGTTTACCTCCCTGCTGGTAGTGTTCTTCGCGGTGGTGGCGGTGATTCACGATCAGCATCTGTTCAAACCGATCATCGATTACGTGCTGTCATTACCGGCCAGCCAGCAGCCGGGCATGTTCTTCATCGCCAACGGTTTTCTCTCGATGATCAGCGATAACGTGTTCGTGGCGACGGTTTACATCAGCGAGGTCAAGCAGGCGCTGGATGCCGGGGCCATCAGTGTCGAGCATTTCCGCGATCTGGCGGTGGCCATCAACACCGGCACCAATCTGCCCAGCGTGGCGACACCCAATGGCCAGGCTGCGTTCCTGTTCCTGCTGACGTCCGCCGTGGCGCCTCTGGTGCGGCTGTCCTATGGCAGGATGGTTGTCATGGCGTTCCCCTACACGGTGGTGATGAGCGGGGTCGGCCTGTACATGGTAATTAACCATATTTGA
- the aliB gene encoding cyclohexanecarboxyl-CoA dehydrogenase yields the protein MNFAFNEEQNAIRDVVARFSAEVLAPGYRKRDQEGVIEKDVIRQLGEMGLLGGELPEEFGGSGMDCVTSGLIIEEISKGDFNVGYIPLLTSLNGQIIASHAAPDLAKEWLHGMTTGQKVACIALTEPHGGSDAANLRLKAEKKDDVYVLNGEKTSISMADQADVAVVFARTGTVEQRASGISAFLVPMNSPGITTTRFEDNGQRAIGRGSIFFDNVEVPAHNMMGDEGKGFKQVMQGFDYSRALIGLQCLAVAQQSLDETWQWLTERKAFGQNLSAFQGLTHPLAEYQTYVHAARMQCYHALWLKDNNLPHNAEAAMNKWWGPKLAFDVVKQCLLAHGHTGWGEDLPFAQRLRDVLGLQIGDGTAQIMKNIIAREYLPG from the coding sequence ATGAATTTCGCATTTAACGAAGAACAGAACGCGATTCGCGACGTTGTGGCCCGCTTCAGCGCCGAGGTGCTGGCTCCGGGCTACCGCAAGCGGGATCAGGAAGGTGTCATCGAAAAGGATGTCATCCGCCAGCTCGGCGAGATGGGGCTGCTTGGTGGTGAACTGCCGGAAGAATTCGGTGGCAGTGGCATGGACTGTGTCACCAGTGGCCTGATCATCGAGGAAATCTCCAAAGGCGATTTCAACGTTGGCTACATTCCGCTGCTGACCTCCCTGAACGGCCAGATCATTGCCAGCCACGCCGCGCCGGACCTGGCGAAGGAGTGGCTGCACGGCATGACCACCGGCCAGAAAGTGGCCTGCATCGCCCTGACCGAGCCCCACGGCGGTTCCGACGCCGCCAACCTGCGCCTGAAGGCGGAGAAGAAGGACGACGTTTACGTGCTCAACGGCGAGAAAACCTCCATCTCCATGGCCGACCAGGCCGACGTGGCGGTAGTCTTCGCCCGCACCGGCACGGTCGAGCAGCGGGCTTCCGGCATCAGCGCTTTCCTGGTGCCGATGAACAGTCCGGGCATCACCACCACCCGGTTTGAAGACAACGGCCAGCGCGCCATTGGCCGTGGCTCCATCTTCTTCGACAACGTGGAAGTACCTGCCCACAACATGATGGGCGACGAGGGCAAAGGCTTCAAACAGGTGATGCAGGGCTTCGACTACAGCCGCGCCCTGATCGGCCTGCAGTGCCTGGCGGTGGCCCAGCAATCCCTGGATGAAACCTGGCAGTGGCTGACCGAGCGCAAAGCCTTCGGCCAGAACCTGTCAGCCTTCCAGGGCCTGACCCATCCGCTGGCCGAATACCAGACCTACGTTCATGCCGCGCGCATGCAGTGTTACCATGCGCTCTGGCTCAAGGACAACAACCTGCCCCACAACGCCGAGGCCGCCATGAACAAATGGTGGGGGCCGAAGCTGGCTTTCGACGTGGTGAAACAGTGCCTGCTGGCCCATGGCCATACCGGCTGGGGCGAGGACCTGCCCTTTGCCCAGCGGTTGCGGGATGTCCTTGGCCTGCAGATTGGCGACGGTACCGCGCAGATCATGAAAAACATCATCGCCCGCGAATACCTGCCCGGGTGA
- the tkt gene encoding transketolase — protein sequence MNNPDSKSLANAIRFLSIDAIVKAQEGHQGVPLGMADIATALFTRHLKFNPADPHWPDRDRVVLSNGHGSMLLYSLLYLTGYEKIGLDQIETFRELGSHCAGHPEFDIDSGIEVTTGPLGQGICNALGMAVTEASLGARFGADIVDHHTYAFVGDGCLQEGMGQEMISLAGHLQLGKLILFWDDNRMTDDGDTRLAISENLADRFRAAHWHVIELDGHDLEAVSDAIAEAKKDPRPSMLACRTVIGCGVPRVQGTRGGHSARLSSEDSRAARKLLGWPHAPFSIPDDILACWRASGRRSEDDYATWQQRLDAMPAGQRAYFDRILAGDLPQGWETVLHDYKQRVVEENTPRPGISASAEINDLLVEVLPERLVACADLEAPTSHKRSLSAFTAADRSGSYIHCGVREHMMGAMANGIAAHGGAIPLSVTYLAFSDYQRGAMRMSALMGLPVNYVFSHDSIGVGKNGPTHQPVEILAALRAMPNMRVFRPADAVETAECWQLALEHKSGPNTLVFAKQELPVVRHTRLAENLSSRGAYVLLEAEGGARAVTLLATGSEVSVALAAREELQRKGLPTAVVSMPCWELFDQQEPGYREQVLGQETVRVGVEAALRFGWDRYLGTGGFVGMTGYGASGSAGELYDHFGINPAAVVAEVERNL from the coding sequence ATGAACAACCCCGATTCCAAAAGCCTTGCCAACGCCATCCGATTTCTTTCAATTGATGCCATCGTAAAGGCCCAGGAGGGCCACCAGGGCGTGCCGCTGGGCATGGCGGACATTGCCACCGCCCTGTTTACCCGGCACCTGAAATTCAACCCCGCCGACCCGCACTGGCCGGATCGGGATCGGGTTGTGCTGTCCAACGGGCATGGCTCGATGCTGTTGTATTCGTTGTTGTATCTCACCGGTTACGAAAAGATCGGGCTGGACCAGATCGAGACCTTCCGGGAACTGGGCTCCCATTGCGCCGGCCACCCCGAGTTTGATATCGACAGCGGTATTGAAGTCACCACCGGGCCGCTTGGCCAGGGCATCTGCAACGCCCTGGGCATGGCCGTTACGGAGGCTTCGCTGGGCGCACGGTTTGGCGCGGACATTGTCGACCACCACACCTACGCCTTTGTTGGCGATGGCTGCCTGCAGGAAGGCATGGGCCAGGAAATGATTTCGCTGGCGGGCCACCTGCAACTGGGTAAGCTGATCCTGTTCTGGGATGACAACCGGATGACCGACGATGGCGACACCCGCCTCGCCATCAGCGAGAACTTGGCGGACCGGTTCCGGGCGGCGCACTGGCATGTGATTGAACTGGACGGGCACGATCTTGAGGCCGTCTCGGACGCCATTGCCGAGGCGAAAAAGGATCCGAGGCCCTCGATGCTGGCCTGCCGCACCGTGATTGGTTGCGGTGTACCACGGGTTCAGGGTACCCGTGGCGGCCACAGTGCCCGGCTGTCTTCCGAGGATTCGCGGGCGGCCCGGAAGCTCCTCGGCTGGCCCCACGCTCCCTTTTCCATCCCCGATGACATACTGGCCTGCTGGCGGGCATCGGGCCGCCGAAGCGAAGACGATTACGCCACCTGGCAGCAACGGCTGGACGCCATGCCCGCAGGACAGCGTGCCTACTTTGACCGGATTCTGGCCGGCGACCTGCCCCAGGGCTGGGAGACGGTCCTGCACGATTACAAACAGCGGGTGGTCGAGGAGAACACGCCCAGGCCGGGCATCAGCGCCTCGGCGGAAATCAACGATCTGCTGGTTGAGGTGCTGCCTGAACGGCTGGTGGCCTGTGCCGACCTTGAAGCGCCCACCTCCCACAAACGGAGTCTGAGCGCCTTCACGGCCGCTGATCGCTCCGGTTCCTATATCCACTGTGGCGTGCGTGAGCACATGATGGGCGCCATGGCCAACGGCATCGCCGCCCATGGCGGGGCGATCCCACTGTCGGTGACCTACCTGGCGTTTTCCGATTACCAGCGAGGGGCCATGCGGATGTCTGCATTGATGGGGCTTCCGGTCAATTACGTCTTCAGTCACGATTCCATCGGCGTTGGTAAAAACGGGCCGACGCACCAGCCGGTGGAGATCCTCGCCGCGCTACGCGCCATGCCCAACATGCGGGTGTTTCGACCCGCCGATGCCGTGGAAACCGCCGAGTGCTGGCAACTGGCCCTGGAGCACAAATCAGGACCCAATACCCTGGTGTTTGCCAAGCAGGAACTGCCCGTGGTTCGTCACACCCGGTTGGCGGAAAACCTTTCCAGCCGTGGCGCCTATGTGCTGCTGGAAGCCGAGGGCGGGGCACGGGCCGTTACCTTGCTGGCCACCGGATCAGAGGTTTCGGTCGCCCTGGCGGCCAGGGAAGAACTCCAGCGCAAGGGCCTGCCGACCGCCGTGGTTTCCATGCCGTGCTGGGAACTGTTTGATCAGCAGGAGCCTGGCTATCGCGAGCAAGTTCTTGGCCAGGAAACGGTTCGGGTGGGTGTTGAAGCGGCACTGCGTTTTGGTTGGGATAGATACTTGGGCACGGGCGGCTTTGTCGGCATGACGGGATACGGTGCTTCCGGTTCTGCCGGGGAGCTCTATGATCACTTTGGTATCAATCCTGCCGCGGTTGTGGCAGAGGTTGAGCGCAACCTTTGA
- a CDS encoding SDR family NAD(P)-dependent oxidoreductase has translation MKGLNGKTVIVTGGGGGIGRAVSRRFAEEGSLVAVLDRDEATAQATVDLITEAGGKAKAYAADITDYAAITETVAAIENDLGVPTVLVNNAGFDRFMPFLKTEPKLWDQLIAVNLTGALNMHHVVLPKMIAAGGGKVINVASDAARVGSSGESVYAACKAGLVGFSKTVARELATKNVCLNVVCPGPTDTALLKGVAETAPNPEKLLEAFRNAVPMKRLAQPEDYPGIIALLASDDANFITGQVISVSGGLTMAG, from the coding sequence ATGAAAGGCCTTAACGGAAAAACAGTCATTGTTACCGGTGGTGGTGGCGGCATCGGCCGCGCGGTATCCCGGCGCTTTGCCGAGGAAGGCAGCCTGGTTGCCGTCCTGGACCGTGACGAAGCCACAGCCCAGGCCACGGTGGATCTGATCACCGAGGCAGGTGGCAAGGCCAAAGCCTACGCCGCCGACATCACCGATTACGCGGCCATTACCGAGACGGTGGCGGCCATCGAAAACGATCTGGGCGTGCCCACGGTGCTGGTGAACAACGCCGGCTTCGACCGCTTCATGCCGTTCCTGAAAACCGAGCCCAAGCTCTGGGATCAGCTGATTGCGGTGAATCTCACCGGTGCCCTGAACATGCACCACGTGGTGTTGCCAAAGATGATCGCCGCCGGTGGTGGCAAGGTCATCAACGTGGCCTCCGACGCGGCCCGGGTGGGCTCCTCCGGCGAATCCGTCTACGCCGCCTGCAAGGCCGGCCTGGTGGGCTTCAGCAAGACCGTGGCACGGGAACTGGCCACCAAGAACGTGTGCCTGAACGTGGTCTGCCCCGGACCCACCGACACCGCGCTGCTCAAGGGCGTGGCGGAAACCGCGCCGAACCCGGAGAAGCTGCTGGAAGCCTTCCGTAACGCCGTGCCGATGAAGCGCCTGGCCCAGCCGGAAGACTACCCCGGCATCATCGCCCTGCTCGCCAGTGACGACGCCAACTTCATTACCGGCCAGGTGATCAGTGTGTCCGGCGGCCTGACCATGGCTGGCTAA
- a CDS encoding AMP-binding protein gives MDTGITLNPERRAAMVESGAWNDLLITDYLDQAVANSPDRAAIVGYQVTGDTRTALTYRELNTTVTRMAAGLAGLGIGKGDVVACQLPNWWQTTALHLACMRIGAILNPLMPIFRERELRFMLGHGEARLLVVPKVFRNFDYEAMVDGIRPELPRLETVLVIGGEGERSFERRLLETPWEEQTDTEALFAERKPGPDEVIQILYTSGTTGEPKGVMHSSNTLFSNVRPYADRLHLTADDKVLMASPVAHQTGFLYGIMMPIYLGTTAILQDIWDADFVCKVIAAEQTAFTMASTPFLADLVKTAPKHQGDLDSLRIFVSAGAPIPSAVVEQASKTLKAKIVSAWGMTENGAVTMTCPEDPAERASQSDGKALPYMELRITDFKGNELPAGEEGNLLVRGASLFLGYLKRPELYGVDDDGWFSTGDLARMDKDGYIRITGRTKDVVIRGGENIPVVEVENLLYKFPGIADVALVGCPDERLGERLCAYVTLDENATDLTLDELKSYLTKQQLSKSYLPEYLEVIEAMPRTASGKIQKFKLREQAKEVRLEPAKRA, from the coding sequence ATGGATACAGGCATCACTCTCAATCCGGAACGCCGTGCCGCCATGGTGGAAAGCGGCGCATGGAACGACCTACTCATCACCGATTATCTTGACCAGGCTGTAGCCAACAGCCCGGACCGGGCGGCCATTGTTGGCTATCAGGTAACCGGCGATACCCGCACCGCACTGACATACCGGGAGCTCAATACAACCGTTACCCGCATGGCCGCCGGACTGGCCGGCCTGGGTATCGGAAAAGGCGATGTGGTGGCCTGCCAGTTGCCGAACTGGTGGCAAACCACCGCCCTGCACCTGGCCTGCATGCGCATCGGCGCCATCCTGAACCCGCTCATGCCGATCTTCCGGGAGCGGGAACTGCGCTTCATGTTGGGGCACGGTGAGGCAAGGCTGCTGGTGGTCCCCAAGGTGTTCCGCAATTTCGACTACGAAGCCATGGTGGATGGCATCCGCCCGGAATTGCCGAGACTGGAAACCGTGCTGGTAATCGGCGGTGAAGGTGAGCGCAGTTTCGAACGGCGTCTGCTGGAGACGCCCTGGGAAGAGCAAACGGACACGGAGGCGTTGTTTGCCGAACGCAAGCCCGGTCCCGACGAGGTGATCCAGATTCTTTACACTTCTGGCACCACCGGTGAGCCCAAGGGTGTCATGCATTCCTCCAACACTCTGTTCTCCAACGTGCGGCCCTACGCCGACCGACTGCACCTGACGGCCGACGACAAGGTACTGATGGCGTCGCCCGTTGCCCATCAGACCGGCTTCCTCTACGGCATCATGATGCCCATCTACCTGGGAACCACGGCCATCCTGCAGGACATCTGGGATGCCGATTTTGTGTGCAAGGTCATCGCCGCAGAACAGACGGCCTTCACCATGGCCTCCACCCCGTTCCTGGCCGACCTGGTGAAAACCGCACCAAAACACCAGGGCGATCTCGACTCGCTGCGCATCTTCGTCTCTGCCGGTGCCCCCATTCCCAGCGCCGTGGTGGAACAGGCAAGCAAGACCCTGAAAGCCAAAATTGTCTCTGCCTGGGGCATGACCGAGAACGGCGCCGTAACCATGACCTGCCCGGAAGATCCAGCCGAGCGCGCCAGCCAGTCAGATGGCAAGGCGCTGCCCTACATGGAACTCCGGATCACCGACTTCAAGGGCAACGAACTCCCCGCCGGCGAAGAGGGCAACCTGCTGGTTCGGGGCGCGAGCCTGTTCCTCGGTTACCTCAAGCGCCCGGAACTCTATGGCGTGGATGACGATGGCTGGTTCAGCACAGGCGACCTGGCGCGCATGGACAAGGACGGCTACATCCGCATCACCGGCCGCACCAAGGATGTAGTGATCCGCGGTGGCGAGAACATCCCCGTGGTTGAGGTAGAGAACCTGCTCTACAAGTTCCCCGGCATTGCCGATGTGGCTTTGGTGGGTTGCCCGGACGAGCGCCTGGGTGAGCGCCTGTGCGCCTATGTCACCCTCGACGAGAACGCCACCGACCTGACCCTTGACGAGCTCAAGAGCTACCTGACCAAACAGCAGCTTTCCAAGAGCTACCTGCCGGAATACCTGGAAGTGATCGAGGCCATGCCCCGCACCGCCTCCGGCAAGATCCAGAAATTCAAACTGCGGGAACAGGCGAAAGAAGTGCGCCTGGAACCGGCCAAACGCGCCTGA